In Segatella copri, the DNA window AGTTGCAGCCGAAAGTTTTGCCCCACACGCCCTGAACCAACGGTCACCGGCCGAAGGGAAAGGTAAAGGGCAGAAGCCCCTGGAAGCAGTACGCCCTGAAAGGGCAGAAGCTCCTAGCCCAGGGCAACGCCCTGGGTATAATAGCAATCAGCAAGTCGCCCTGTAAGGGCAAAAGCTTTGTATATTGCCAGGTATTTGAAAGCTTTTGCCCTTACAGGGCGACAGGTTTGCGTCCGTAATTACCCAGGGCGTTGCCCTGGGCTAGGAGCTTCTGCCCTTTCAGGGCGTGTGGGGGCAAAACCTTCAGGGCGTGCTGCTTCTAGTTCAATAAATGATAGAAATGAAACCTACAATCAATTGGTTTGATTGTAGGTTTTTTAATTGCTTACTAAACCGGTTGCTACTGGCATTTTTTTTGTGTTGTAACAAAAACGTTATCTTATTTATCATTTTATTTTTATTAAACATTGCTTTAGACCTAATTCAATTTTATGTTGTACTTTTGCACCCAGAAATTTTGAAATGAATATGATAATTAGATAAGAATATAAAGATGAAGCATTCATGAAAAGATGTAAAAGATGTATAGAACTATTCTTGTACTGTTGGCTCCTTATCATTTCGCTTACTTCTTGCGTTTATGATGACTATTCCAGTTGTCCGCCAAAGGATGGCCGTAGATTGGTGCGGATTAATGTAGATTGGCGTTTGTTTGATAAAGAGGTGCCTACAGGTATGACGGTCATGGTGTTTCCCTGGTCAGGTGGTGCTCCGCATACTGCCTTGACTAATGATATAACACATGCCGACTTTTTCTTGGAACCTGGAAAATATCATGTACTGGTATTCAACCAGAGTACGACCGAGTTTGGTACACTCGAATTTCAGGGAATGGACTCTTACGAGACGGCGCGAGCTCTGGTACTGCATACAACATCGCGCTGGTACTCACGTGGAGATAATGAACTGATAGGGGTTGAGCCCGAGTGGCTTGCCTCTGATAAACTCGATGAATTCGATGTTTCTGGAGACTATTCTGAGGCTACTTTAACGCCAAGGAATGTGCTTTCGCATATCCAGGTCAACGTGAAAGTTCCAGGTATAGGAAACCTGTATTCTGCGAGAGGATCCTTAACTGGTATTTCAGAAGGATTTCTGCTGGGACAGGGGAAGCCGCTTCAGAGTAGTAAGGTGACTTATCTTCTGGAGTCCTGGACGAAAACGATAGATAAGAATGACGCGACACTAGGAACGTTGACGACATCGTTTAAATGTTTTGGCCTACCAGAAACTGCCCATCCTGATGCCGAAAACAATAAGCTGTCTTTTTCAGCTTTGTTGATAGACAAAAAGACGCAGGTAGATTATCAGTTTGCGGTAGGAGATAAGTTTAAGGAAGATGAAAATTCATCGGAGTTAGGTTATTTTTCTTCTCTCCATGTTGATGTTGAGTTGCCGAAACCTTTACCTGATGTGAAGCCTTCGGAAGGAAGTTCTGGCGGTTTTGACGTCACGGTCAAGGATTGGGGTAAACCTGAGGATATTGATATGGAACTGTAGAAAAAGTGATAAGAATCAGATAAAAATAGTAAAAGATTAATAATAGATTAGTTTAATTTAAAAATCCAAAAAGATATGGATAAGAAATTCGTTATGGGTATTGCTGCAATGGCAGCGTTGACATTGGTAAGTTGTTCAAGCGATGACTTGGATAGTGTTTCAGGCAATTCTTCTAAGAATGAGGCTATCAGCTTTGATAGCTATTTGGGAAGAAGTGCAGTTGCTGTAAATGGTTCACGTGGTAGCGAGCTGAATAATACTACTCTTCAATCAAAAGGTTTTGGTGTGTTTGGTAACTATAGCACAGAAACTACAACTGCTTATGGTAATAACTTGTTTGATAACCAGCCGGTAACTTATGATAAAGCAAAATCAAAGTGGACATATTCTCCTCTTAAGTTTTGGCCATCAGATGGTCATATTGATTTCTTGGCGTATGCTCCTTATGAAGTAGGTAAGAAGTTAGAAAATACAACTATTTTTGGTTTTACTGTAGACGAAGATATTGCTAAACAGAAAGATTTGGTGTGGTCTAATGCTACGGGTAAGATAACAGCAAATGTCACTAGTCCAAAAGAGAAAGTAAAATTTAAATTTAAGCAT includes these proteins:
- a CDS encoding DUF5119 domain-containing protein; the encoded protein is MYCWLLIISLTSCVYDDYSSCPPKDGRRLVRINVDWRLFDKEVPTGMTVMVFPWSGGAPHTALTNDITHADFFLEPGKYHVLVFNQSTTEFGTLEFQGMDSYETARALVLHTTSRWYSRGDNELIGVEPEWLASDKLDEFDVSGDYSEATLTPRNVLSHIQVNVKVPGIGNLYSARGSLTGISEGFLLGQGKPLQSSKVTYLLESWTKTIDKNDATLGTLTTSFKCFGLPETAHPDAENNKLSFSALLIDKKTQVDYQFAVGDKFKEDENSSELGYFSSLHVDVELPKPLPDVKPSEGSSGGFDVTVKDWGKPEDIDMEL